The proteins below come from a single Pleuronectes platessa chromosome 1, fPlePla1.1, whole genome shotgun sequence genomic window:
- the obi1 gene encoding ORC ubiquitin ligase 1 — protein sequence MALNYQTSTLSMTLPISCQICLGKVRQPVICGNHHVFCSSCMEMWLKKASQCPTCRVPITAESPCREIIGGTNESDHSDSPSMRKCLRKTRGELLLREYEGDIEGFIRENEELKIKNQSLEAQLRTALDPCSIETVQSEDMSVDPSVVDEWKNRLRVATDVCDKVKQDMDKLKEANKALRSQNVDLVQENMRLKAEVVSRSPQKFGRCTVAALEAKIQLYERDVDHLKRALERSDQYIEDLESRVPKSDKRCPEGQEGCGSSKAVTEALTREQKISMMMRSLSDNERASICSNPETECRTISRNHSLTFVPSADHKEFNNNLAADKTSEDLENSSCDLLPTTPSSAFRSLTLRSPGIREKRVAFKPGSYLRKLDFQDFPNLGKTDSAIENHFNILDKYTKSLPPTTDVETSKADFWGDWPRPNSTDQPCPGPSIESPVEESTSTDLEADEPESYQMSSEASMDAAYLDKISELDSMMLDGESCSSRGSQLSLGPSPAADLGHTLIPEPQTCPGVTSTHNDQTNHPSGDDADGTSIDNVSPKSAAEEAFAAQVSGRDSRVNVSDCAEDDGLSQTEELSFDLLFDSLEDNKEGPSGSPSPAGRDHDHVSPSSSFSCNGKPANTTRDRHTLIISQPTKRKSHSPFSTSSPTKLSKLM from the exons ATGGCTCTTAACTACCAGACGTCGACGCTTTCGATGACTCTGCCGATCTCGTGCCAGATTTGTCTCGGGAAG gtcagGCAGCCGGTGATATGTGGCAACCACCACGTGTTCTGCTCGTCCTGCATGGAAATGTGGCTGAAGAAGGCGAGCCAGTGTCCCACCTGCAGGGTCCCCATCACAGCAGAGAGCCCCTGCAGAGAGATCATCG GAGGTACCAATGAGAGTGATCACAGTGACAGCCCTTCCATGAGGAAATGTCTCCGGAAAACCAGAGGAGAACTGCTTTTACGGGAGTATGAG GGTGACATTGAGGGTTTCATCAGAGAAAACGAGGAGCTGAAAATCAAGAATCAAAGTCTGGAGGCACAACTGAGAACGGCTCTGGATCCCTGCAGCATTGAGACAGTGCAGTCAGAGGACATGAGCGTTGACCCCAGTGTCGTGGATGAATGGAAAAACCGGCTGCGGGTCGCCACAGATGTCTGCGATAAAGTAAAACAGGATATGGACAAACTAAAAGAG GCAAACAAGGCATTACGATCTCAAAATGTCGACCTTGTACAAGAGAACATGAGACTGAAGGCAGAGGTGGTGAGCAGATCTCCTCAGAA gtttggTCGTTGCACGGTGGCAGCACTGGAAGCTAAAATCCAGCTGTACGAGCGTGACGTGGACCACCTGAAGAGGGCGCTGGAGCGCAGTGACCAGTACATTGAAGACCTGGAGTCTCGGGTCCCAAAGTCGGATAAGAGGTGTCCTGAAGGGCAGGAAGGCTGTGGGAGCAGCAAGGCTGTGACGGAGGCTCTCACACGGGAACAGAAAATCAGCATGATGATGAGAAGCTTGAGTGACAATGAGAGGGCGTCAATCTGCAGCAACCCGGAGACAGAGTGTCGAACCATCTCGAGGAATCACAGTTTGACCTTTGTGCCATCTGCAGACCACAAAGAGTTTAATAATAACCTGGCTGCGGATAAGACCAGCGAGGACTTGGAGAACAGCTCCTGTGACTTGCTGCCCACCACTCCGTCGTCGGCTTTCCGCTCCCTGACTTTGAGAAGCCCCGGCATCCGTGAAAAGAGAGTCGCATTTAAACCCGGGTCTTATCTGAGGAAGCTCGATTTTCAAGATTTTCCAAATCTTGGTAAGACGGACAGTGCCATCGAGAACCACTTCAACATCCTCGACAAATACACTAAAAGCTTGCCCCCGACAACTGACGTGGAAACCTCAAAGGCTGACTTCTGGGGCGATTGGCCGAGACCTAACTCGACCGACCAGCCGTGTCCAGGTCCAAGTATAGAAAGCCCGGTTGAAGAATCCACTTCCACCGACCTCGAAGCTGACGAACCTGAGAGCTACCAGATGTCCAGCGAGGCCTCCATGGATGCAGCCTATCTGGACAAAATCTCCGAGCTGGACTCCATGATGCTGGACGGAGAGAGTTGCAGTAGCAGGGGATCACAGCTCTCCCTGGGCCCGTCCCCTGCCGCGGACTTGGGCCACACACTAATCCCAGAACCCCAAACCTGCCCTGGCGTCACGTCAACCCACAATGACCAGACGAACCACCCATCAGGGGACGACGCGGACGGCACCTCGATTGACAACGTGTCCCCAAAAAGCGCGGCGGAGGAAGCTTTTGCAGCGCAGGTGTCGGGTCGGGACAGTCGGGTCAATGTCTCCGACTGCGCGGAGGACGATGGTCTCTCCCAGACTGAAGAGCTGTCTTTCGATTTGCTGTTCGATTCGCTGGAAGACAACAAAGAAGGTCCCTCCGGCTCCCCGAGTCCAGCAGGCAGAGACCACGACCACGtcagcccctcctcctctttcagctGCAACGGGAAACCTGCGAACACAacgagagacagacacacactcatcatcaGTCAGCCAACCAAGAGGAAGTCTCACAGTCCTTTCAGCACAAGCAGTCCCACGAAACTTTCCAAGCTCATGTGA
- the pou4f1 gene encoding POU domain, class 4, transcription factor 1 produces the protein MMSMNSKQPHFAMHPSLPEHKYTTLHSSSEAIRRACLQAPQLQNNIFASLDETLLARAEALAAVDIAVSQGKTHPYKPDATYHTMSAVPCSSNSTVPLAHHHHHHHHHHHQNLETPDIMDHIGSPSLNLMSHDGTGGGGGGGGGGGGGLLSTPSGHPHSHMHGLSHLSHQAMGMNSPLTHHGLLPGHHGGTQCGPGLNNNGLPSITDSDTDPRELEAFAERFKQRRIKLGVTQADVGGALANLKIPGVGSLSQSTICRFESLTLSHNNMIALKPILQAWLEEAEGAQREKMSKPDIFNGGEKKRKRTSIAAPEKRSLEAYFAVQPRPSSEKIAAIAEKLDLKKNVVRVWFCNQRQKQKRLKFSATH, from the exons ATGATGTCCATGAACAGCAAACAGCCGCACTTCGCGATGCATCCCTCTCTACCCGAGCACAAGTACACCACGCTGCACTCCAGCTCGGAAGCTATAAGGAGAGCCTGTCTACAAGCTCCACAG CTGCAGAACAACATTTTCGCCAGCCTGGATGAGACCCTGCTGGCCCGGGCGGAGGCTTTGGCGGCTGTGGACATCGCCGTGTCCCAGGGCAAGACGCACCCCTACAAGCCCGACGCCACCTACCACACGATGAGCGCGGTGCCCTGCTCGTCGAATTCCACCGTGCCACtggcccaccaccaccaccaccatcaccaccaccaccaccagaacCTGGAGACGCCGGACATCATGGACCACATCGGCTCGCCGTCCCTCAACCTCATGTCGCACGACGGGACCGGCGGTGGAGGTggcggaggaggcggaggaggcggCGGGCTCCTCTCCACCCCCTCCGGACACCCGCACTCTCACATGCACGGCTTGAGCCACCTCTCCCACCAGGCTATGGGCATGAACTCGCCTCTCACCCACCACGGGCTCTTACCGGGCCACCACGGGGGGACTCAATGCGGCCCAGGGCTCAATAACAACGGACTCCCCTCAATCACGGACTCGGACACGGACCCGCGGGAGCTGGAGGCTTTCGCGGAGCGCTTCAAGCAGCGGCGGATCAAGCTGGGGGTGACCCAGGCGGACGTGGGCGGCGCCCTGGCTAATCTCAAAATCCCCGGCGTGGGGTCACTGAGCCAAAGTACAATTTGTCGGTTCGAGTCGTTGACTCTGTCCCACAACAACATGATCGCGCTCAAGCCCATCCTGCAGGCCTGGCTGGAGGAGGCCGAGGGGGCCCAGCGGGAGAAGATGAGCAAACCGGACATTTTCAACGGAGGGGAAAAGAAACGCAAGCGGACGTCGATAGCGGCCCCAGAGAAGAGGTCTCTGGAGGCGTACTTCGCCGTGCAGCCGCGACCATCGTCCGAGAAAATCGCAGCTATCGCGGAAAAGTTGGACTTGAAAAAAAATGTGGTGCGCGTGTGGTTTTGCAAccaaagacagaaacagaagagGTTGAAATTTTCCGCCACTCACTGA